One genomic segment of Candidatus Poribacteria bacterium includes these proteins:
- a CDS encoding molybdenum cofactor guanylyltransferase → MSLNVQQHRLVRSSAIHCASDRALNLSEKLSPVTGVILAGGQSRRMGENKALMPLGDDALIGHVIRRMRLITDELLLITNTPTEYANLGVSMHGDIFPDTGALGGIYTGLMHASHDAVLCVACDSPFLNPNLLAYLVSVLGEYDAVMPYTYSRNKDIGVTNPFHSTHQITLQTLCAAYSKRCLPIIESMLRESELRVHALAERAHIKRISPEIWQKFDPDGRSFFNINTPEDFERADSYMRMQTTH, encoded by the coding sequence ATGTCGTTGAACGTACAGCAACACAGGCTGGTTCGTAGTAGCGCAATTCATTGCGCATCGGACCGCGCCTTGAACCTGTCTGAAAAGTTATCTCCGGTCACAGGTGTTATCCTCGCAGGGGGTCAGAGTCGACGGATGGGAGAGAACAAGGCATTGATGCCGCTCGGAGACGATGCGCTTATTGGACATGTTATCCGCCGTATGCGCCTTATTACGGACGAACTCCTGCTTATCACTAACACCCCTACTGAATACGCGAACCTCGGTGTGTCGATGCACGGCGATATCTTTCCAGACACCGGTGCTTTGGGCGGTATCTATACCGGCTTGATGCACGCTTCGCACGATGCTGTGCTTTGTGTCGCATGCGACAGTCCATTTTTAAATCCCAACCTACTCGCCTATCTCGTTTCCGTCTTAGGTGAATACGATGCGGTGATGCCTTATACCTACAGTCGTAACAAAGACATCGGGGTTACAAACCCCTTCCACAGCACTCATCAAATAACCCTCCAAACGTTATGCGCCGCCTATTCTAAAAGATGCCTGCCTATCATCGAGTCAATGCTACGGGAATCCGAGTTGCGGGTTCATGCTCTGGCGGAACGCGCACACATAAAGCGTATTTCACCTGAAATCTGGCAGAAGTTTGATCCAGACGGTAGGTCCTTTTTCAACATCAACACACCTGAAGATTTTGAGAGAGCGGATTCCTATATGAGAATGCAAACCACGCATTAA
- a CDS encoding M28 family peptidase codes for MDIHLTYDAKRAYHHITQLAFPRLVGSAGEAKAQAYIVQQFAALGLVVSRESFSFSKFPAEVLPRLVCGLFVPVVLSVPWLGERFPIPVCLVCLFSLFVALFFTQWQKRFEGLYNVGRKYHSENIVATNGRKPNDNTPALLFVAHYDSKSQVLPIAVRAVAYGIAIMGLIALTTVIVIEVAIVNWLPDSVTLVWLPDSIVWSVAGTTTLCLLLLQINFTQNRSPGGFDNASGVGVMLEIARVLVARGEEKSITFLAAGAEEYGMCGALRYVQAHADDYDRENTYVINLDGLGVGNGVNVVTRYGIPTVRTTDMLAEMFHRSGKSLDIQVSERYLPIGVGLDSIPIASRGFETVTLTAGDVGSAALRIHSKGDRSDLLNVESLQQVGELIVDVVERTATQAGS; via the coding sequence ATGGATATACACCTGACTTATGACGCGAAGCGTGCGTACCACCACATCACGCAACTTGCCTTTCCGAGACTGGTGGGTAGCGCGGGTGAAGCAAAAGCACAAGCCTATATCGTCCAACAATTTGCAGCGTTAGGATTGGTGGTTTCGCGAGAATCTTTTTCTTTTTCAAAATTCCCAGCAGAGGTGTTGCCGCGTCTGGTCTGTGGGCTCTTCGTTCCAGTAGTTCTCTCTGTCCCGTGGCTCGGTGAACGGTTCCCAATACCAGTATGTCTCGTCTGCCTATTCAGTCTCTTCGTGGCGTTGTTTTTTACCCAGTGGCAGAAACGGTTTGAAGGATTATATAATGTGGGTAGAAAGTATCATTCGGAGAACATTGTCGCAACAAACGGTAGGAAACCGAATGATAATACACCTGCCCTCCTATTCGTTGCACACTATGACTCCAAATCACAGGTCCTGCCGATTGCCGTCCGGGCTGTGGCTTACGGTATAGCGATTATGGGGCTTATTGCATTGACAACCGTAATAGTGATTGAGGTCGCTATTGTCAATTGGTTACCCGATTCCGTCACCCTCGTCTGGTTACCCGATTCCATTGTCTGGAGCGTCGCTGGAACGACTACACTTTGTCTGCTCCTGTTGCAAATCAATTTCACGCAGAACCGCTCTCCCGGGGGTTTTGATAATGCCTCTGGCGTTGGCGTCATGCTTGAAATCGCGCGTGTGTTGGTGGCACGTGGAGAAGAAAAATCCATTACATTCCTTGCCGCCGGTGCAGAAGAATACGGCATGTGCGGTGCCCTACGCTATGTCCAAGCACATGCCGATGACTATGACAGAGAAAATACCTACGTTATTAATTTAGATGGACTCGGTGTCGGGAACGGCGTTAACGTCGTTACGCGCTACGGAATTCCGACGGTTCGCACCACAGATATGTTAGCTGAGATGTTCCACAGGTCAGGCAAATCACTCGACATACAGGTTTCCGAGCGGTATTTACCGATCGGTGTCGGATTGGACAGCATCCCGATTGCAAGCCGCGGGTTTGAAACGGTTACGCTGACAGCAGGAGATGTGGGCAGTGCGGCTTTGAGGATTCACTCGAAAGGGGATAGGAGCGATTTACTCAATGTTGAAAGTCTACAACAGGTAGGTGAGTTAATTGTCGATGTCGTTGAACGTACAGCAACACAGGCTGGTTCGTAG
- a CDS encoding sulfatase-like hydrolase/transferase, translating to MPQKTDRPNVLFIMSDQHRYDYLETVENAPTALNTANLRRLAETGVSFPNCTVNAPVCAPSRIALASGLQPSRMGAVDNGSFLPATVPTYYQQLRDHGYRVGCVGKLDLAKPDGYNGRYGDRPRTYSWGFTHPEECEGKMHAGSSPTPIGPYTHYLQEKGMLKAFHEDYQKRSSGGWIKNGSHDSVLSTEDFADTYIGRRATEFIENIPDDFPWHMFVSFVGPHDPFDPPTEYGNKYRNADMPPAIVDDMEGKPGWVKRRVVNISPEEITLTRQQYCAATELIDDQIGEMLRALEQRGILDNTYIIYSSDHGEMLGDHGLYTKSVAYEASLRVPLIVAGPGIAGNQISESLVELIDLNPTICELVGVPVLPRIDAKSIAPVLRGETETHRTETVSALRNFRCIRTATHKLIENYSDVTELYDLENDPCERHNIAESEPEIARTLSGRLARRFRSESGTE from the coding sequence ATGCCCCAAAAAACAGATAGACCGAACGTTCTCTTTATCATGTCGGACCAGCATCGATACGATTATCTGGAGACTGTTGAGAATGCACCTACCGCACTCAACACCGCAAACTTACGACGCTTGGCGGAAACAGGTGTGAGTTTTCCAAACTGCACAGTGAACGCCCCAGTCTGTGCCCCGTCACGTATTGCGCTCGCATCCGGATTGCAACCCTCCCGAATGGGAGCAGTAGACAACGGGAGTTTCCTACCCGCCACCGTGCCGACCTACTATCAGCAACTCCGCGACCACGGCTATCGCGTCGGCTGTGTCGGTAAACTCGATCTCGCCAAACCCGATGGCTATAACGGACGCTACGGCGACCGTCCACGCACCTACAGTTGGGGATTTACACACCCTGAAGAGTGTGAAGGCAAAATGCACGCCGGAAGTTCACCAACGCCCATCGGTCCCTATACGCACTACCTTCAGGAGAAAGGGATGCTCAAAGCGTTCCACGAAGACTATCAGAAACGCAGTAGCGGCGGTTGGATTAAAAACGGTTCTCACGACTCCGTCCTCTCAACAGAGGATTTCGCCGATACCTATATCGGCAGACGCGCAACCGAGTTTATTGAGAATATACCTGATGATTTTCCATGGCATATGTTCGTGAGTTTCGTCGGACCGCACGATCCCTTCGATCCGCCTACGGAGTATGGGAACAAGTATCGGAATGCTGATATGCCGCCTGCTATCGTTGACGATATGGAAGGAAAACCTGGATGGGTGAAACGACGCGTCGTTAATATCAGCCCTGAGGAGATTACCCTAACGCGCCAACAGTACTGCGCCGCGACGGAACTCATTGATGACCAAATCGGGGAAATGCTTCGCGCACTTGAGCAACGCGGGATACTCGACAATACCTATATCATTTATTCAAGCGACCACGGTGAAATGCTCGGGGATCATGGACTTTACACCAAGAGTGTTGCGTATGAAGCATCGCTGAGAGTCCCACTTATCGTCGCCGGACCCGGTATTGCAGGAAACCAGATTTCGGAGAGTTTGGTGGAGTTGATCGATCTGAATCCGACGATATGTGAATTAGTGGGTGTGCCTGTGTTGCCACGCATTGATGCGAAGTCGATCGCGCCCGTCCTTCGTGGCGAAACCGAAACGCACCGCACTGAGACGGTGAGTGCGCTCCGAAACTTCCGGTGTATTCGGACAGCGACACATAAACTCATCGAAAACTACAGCGACGTGACGGAGTTATACGATTTGGAGAACGATCCCTGCGAACGCCACAACATCGCCGAATCAGAACCCGAGATCGCTCGGACCCTCAGTGGACGCTTAGCAAGGCGGTTCCGATCGGAATCAGGCACAGAATGA
- a CDS encoding VOC family protein — MAVFLHTRVRVSDLDGSINWYCDHMGFKVLSRSDKSPAGNQIVHLELPGNAHTLELTYSPDFDLQVQEDLMHFAIGVPDIVEFCDGLEKAGLEIWPDEWREQFTSGGMKMAFVTDPDGYEVEILERADASGDPLDVLDES, encoded by the coding sequence ATGGCAGTCTTTTTACATACACGGGTTCGCGTGAGCGATCTTGACGGTTCTATCAATTGGTATTGCGACCACATGGGGTTCAAAGTGCTCAGTCGGAGCGATAAATCTCCGGCGGGCAACCAAATCGTGCATCTTGAACTCCCTGGCAATGCGCACACCTTAGAGTTAACCTACTCGCCTGACTTCGATCTTCAGGTTCAAGAGGACCTGATGCACTTTGCCATCGGTGTTCCAGATATTGTCGAATTTTGCGACGGGTTGGAGAAAGCAGGACTGGAAATTTGGCCCGATGAATGGCGCGAACAATTCACATCAGGTGGCATGAAAATGGCATTCGTTACCGATCCTGATGGCTACGAGGTCGAAATCTTAGAACGTGCAGATGCCTCTGGCGATCCGCTCGATGTACTTGACGAATCTTAG
- a CDS encoding M55 family metallopeptidase, which yields MRVLIMSDMEGVSGIVVWEQVSGGAAMFEEGRHLYTEEINAAVRGAKAAGATEIVVVDCHGAGQGWTFNSLIPDKIHPDCEWVAHHGWGRYEDMWKDGCDACLLIGMHARNGTPDGVLCHTISSVQYRNLWFNDDLVGETGVNAALNGAYGVPVALVTGDAAVCREAKELLGEALPTVAVKQGLSRYSARQLPPVRARQLIEDAARDALTDLTRVKPYVPDTPTTIKIELSSVDKLAEFKGRHGIEITGPVTVESRAKDWLTAWNQFWPHV from the coding sequence ATGCGAGTACTCATTATGTCGGATATGGAAGGCGTCAGCGGCATCGTCGTATGGGAGCAGGTAAGCGGCGGCGCGGCGATGTTTGAGGAGGGACGACACCTCTATACGGAAGAGATTAATGCTGCCGTGCGCGGCGCGAAAGCCGCAGGGGCAACAGAGATTGTCGTTGTAGATTGCCACGGAGCGGGACAAGGGTGGACCTTTAATTCGCTCATCCCAGATAAAATTCACCCGGATTGTGAGTGGGTGGCACATCATGGGTGGGGACGCTACGAAGATATGTGGAAGGACGGTTGTGATGCCTGTTTACTTATCGGTATGCACGCCCGCAATGGCACGCCTGACGGTGTGTTGTGCCATACGATTTCCAGCGTGCAGTATCGGAACCTGTGGTTCAACGACGACCTCGTCGGTGAGACCGGCGTAAACGCTGCGCTTAATGGTGCCTACGGGGTGCCAGTTGCACTGGTTACAGGCGACGCGGCAGTCTGCCGAGAAGCCAAAGAACTCCTCGGCGAGGCACTGCCCACAGTCGCGGTTAAACAGGGATTAAGTCGATACAGTGCGCGACAACTTCCACCGGTGCGCGCCCGTCAATTGATTGAGGACGCCGCGAGAGATGCACTCACAGATTTAACGCGAGTGAAGCCTTATGTTCCTGACACCCCAACGACAATCAAAATTGAACTCTCCAGCGTCGATAAACTCGCGGAATTCAAAGGACGACACGGGATTGAAATAACGGGTCCTGTTACCGTTGAAAGCCGAGCGAAAGATTGGCTAACAGCGTGGAACCAGTTCTGGCCCCATGTCTAA